A part of Capsicum annuum cultivar UCD-10X-F1 chromosome 6, UCD10Xv1.1, whole genome shotgun sequence genomic DNA contains:
- the LOC124899535 gene encoding uncharacterized protein LOC124899535, whose translation MAAKTTTFERFYTGLEEKDGGKRLYRLFNARERKSRDLNQVKCIKGEDGRVFLEDVHIKKRWKKYFHSLLNEEGDRRIELRELEPSKESHYFNYCRYFKVEEGNTEIDEDVSNRIGVGGIKWRLASGVLCDRKVCLRLNGKFYKDAVRPAMLYGAEC comes from the exons ATGgctgctaagacaacaacttttgagagaTTCTATACGGGGTTAGAAGAGAAAGATGGGggaaagaggttgtataggcttttTAATGCTAGGGAGAGGAAGAGTCGTGACCTcaaccaagtgaagtgcattaagggggaggatggtagagtttttTTGGAAgatgttcatattaagaagagatggAAGAAATATTTTCATAGTCTTTTGAATGAGGAAGGGGACAGACGCATTGAGTTAAGAGAATTGGAGCCTTCAAAGGAGAGCCATTATTTTAATTACTGTAGAtattttaaggtggaggag gggaatactgagattgacgaggatgtctctaaTCGTATTGGAGTTGGTGGGATAAAGTGGAGGCTTGCCTCTGGAGTTCTGTGTGATAGAAAGGTGTGCCTTAGGCTTAACGGAAAATTCTATAAAGACGCAGTCCGtccagccatgttgtatggagcggagtgctAG